GCAGTGATCTTGCGAGCGCCAGGACAGGCAGCATCAGGAGAGGACACagcccagggacagcctgcAAACAGCCTGGGGGCGCCCCCTGGAGGAGAGGCTTAGTTCAGTCGGCCTCCCTGTCACTGCCTATGCTAGGGGGAGCAGTTACGGCGCCCCCCTGGTGGAGAGGTTCAGATCAGTTTGCTGCTCTGTCCCTGCCTTTGCTAGGGAGCAGCAGTTATGGTGCCCCCTGAATGAGATGCTCAGATGGGTCAGCTGTTCTGTCCCTGCCTCCATTAGGGGGAAGAGTTACGGTGCCCCCTCCTGCTGGAGATGACTCTCCTCTGAGATGCTGACAGTGGATCTGACTCTACAGGTGCAGCCCTGCAGTAACGATGAGGAGTGTGGCGTGGGAAGCtactgccacgcccccctgcggGGCTCCGCCCGCTGTGCCGCCTGCCGCAGGAGGAGAAAACGCTGCTACGGCGACAGCATGTGCTGCCCTGGAAGCCGCTGCAGCTACAGTACGTTGGGATCTGCAGGGACACATCGCACCTAGAACAAACCTTTTGAATTGTGGTGATCTTGGGGTGGAAGGTCCTGACCACATGCCAGAGCTGGAAAAGAGGTGTTGGGCCCCCATTTCGCCAGACTCATGGCTTTCTCTGCCTTCTAGAGGAGATGTTTGATGGCATGAATCCACACTCAGCGTCTGTGTCACATCAACCTCCCTATAGTTGATCATCTCTACCTTGATATCTATCAATATTCCTCATGTCTTCCTCATCTTAATTCTCgtattattgtattttttacAAGTTTTTGTTCAGTTCAGTTTACCTTTTCCAGGCCTGAGACATGGTCTTTATCCTGAAAGACAGGAGATGCAAATGGTCCGGCCGCCCGAGCTGCTGTGGATACCGGCAGATAGATTGTTGCTGGATCGCGATGTCAGTGCAGGGCTCTCAGCTGTGTTTTGAAGGGTTACACTCTCTTCCTTGATTCATATTAATATGCCTCATGTTTGAATTGAATGTAGTAACATTATCTGTGGTTGGATCCGCAGATATCTGCATTCCCGTCTCGGAGAGCATCCTGTCTTCCCAAATCCCAGCACCGGAAGATCATAACAAGTATTCAGCTAAAGGGAGCATCTGGAAAAAGAACAGAAGAGTGAAGATTTCCTTTGCCAAAGGTGAGCTGTGCAGATTTTCGTTAAGTGACTGGCATGACCACAAGAATGCCTCAGTTTTTGCGAGAAAACTCTTGGATTCCAATGCAGACTTCCAGTCACaaactgaaattaaaatgtttaaaagaaTCCTCCTGATTTCGGAATGTGTGTGAGCATTGTGGTTTCAGGATGTCTAAAGGATGATGAATTTAATGAAGTGCAATTTAAAACCGTGAAGCAGAGTTTGGTTTTCAGACGCTGGCAAGCTTACAGCAAATAACTAGGAGTGAATCGGCAGCCGGAAATACTGCTGATAGCATCGTGCAGTGAACCTGTCACTTAATGACTGGTGAAGTTGGACCTCGAACTGTGATGTCATTTATCTCAAATCTCAAAATAAAAGGCACATTTAACATTTCACCATGATTAAAAGGTGAATCACTGCATGGCATTGTTCTGTGCATAAAGATACAAGTCATTTGGGAAAGACGCTGGTGGTATAAACGCTGTTCACAGTTGTCTTCTGAAGGAGATGTGGTGCAGGCACTGTTCACAGTTGTCTTCTGAAGGAGATGTGGTGTAGGCACTGTTCACTATTGTCTTCAATGGATATGTGGTGTAGACACTTTTCACAACTGTCTTCTGACAGATGTGGTGAAGACACTGTTCATGATTGTCTTCTGGTGAAGATGCCGCTCACAATTGTCTTCTGACGGAGACGTGGAATAGATGCTGCTCATGATTGTCTTCTGAAGGGGGAGTGATTTAGATATTGTTCAGAATTGCCTTTTGGTGTCTAGTCCTTGTTCACTATTGTCCTCTTAAGGAGACATAGTGTAGATGCTGTTCATAATTGTCCTCTGAAAGAAGTGTGATGTAGATGCTGTTCATTGTTGTCTTCTGAAAGAGACTCGGTGTAGACAATGTGCATGATTCTCTTCTGAAGGAGATATGAAGACACTGCCTTCGGGTGTCAGTGCTGTTTTTGATTGTCCTCTGATGGAGGTGTGATATAGATGCTGCTCGCGATTGTCTACTAGTGTCGATGCTGTGCACAATTGTCTTCTGAAGGGGATGTTGTATAGATGCTGTTCATTATTGTCTTCTGGGGTAGATGTGGTTTATGATCACGTTGTCATTCACATTAACAGGACACTAGCCAATGGGTATGAAGGATTCACTTTGTTACCTTGGGATTTAAAATCTCCAAGCCAGCAAAGATGTGCATTAGAGAGGCAAAGCTGTATTAGATTATTTGTGTTTGAACGTGATTGAAGGTAAGTGAACTGAAACCCTGGATTCAAAGCATTAAGCCACATGGGGAAACTCTGGCAGGAAAAGAGAGAATAGCAGTAAACCGAATGGAAACGTCTTTTGCTGATTAACATCTATGCTAAATGTTTTCTTTGCTAATTGCTACTTGCATGTAATGTGAAGCACATGATGGGAATATCCCTTAGCTGGAGAGCAGAGAGCCCCCCCCTCAACTGCTAGCGGCCTGCTTTCCCCCCCCGCGCCATGTTACTCATGGCTGCCCGACTCCCTGACCGGCTGCCGTCTCCGCATTCCAGCGACGCTCATGTCGCCCCTCCCCCCTGTCGCCCCACAGGCCACGAGGGCAGCCCCTGCCTGCGCTCCTTGGACTGCGCAGATGGCTACTGCTGCGCCCGTCACTTCTGGACCAAGATGTGCAAGCCAGTGCTGCGGCAGGGCGAGGTTTGCACGCGCCAGCGCAGGAAGGGCTCCCACGGCCTCGAGCTCTTCCAGCGCTGCGACTGCGCCAGGAATCTCACCTGCGCACCCTGGAACGACGCCGCCACCGGCTCCCGCTCACGGTTGCACGTTTGCCAGCGGCCATGACGGCCAAGAGGGGGCGACGCGGAGCTCCGGGGTGCGGAGGTGCCGCCAGGTTGGAGCCGGAGGTGAGCTGAGGAGGAGGGGGAAGTGGAGAGCCTGACTGAGGAGCGGTGAAGCGCAGCTGAGCTGGCCGACGGCCTCCGTGCCTCTCGGAGAACAGACATGTTTCACGCAGTGTGTGTGCCGAGCAGTCATGGGAACAGGCTTGAGAGAACACTGTCGCATTCTCATGTTCACACGCTAAGTCTCACATGTTGAGCTGCATGCCAGGATGCTGCGTGTGCTGCTGAGGGACTGACAGGGACTAGGATTTCCAGAAACCCATGCTAGGACAGCCACCGTATGGCCATGGGGAGACGCTGTACGGTGTCACGCTACATGTGCCAGGATATACCCGCAACGGACAACTCCATCTTTCACAGACGACACGGCATATCGATATCGGTCAGGGTGTGAGGATCAAACAGTGAATGATGGAGGGTCTGCTTGGAATGATTTAATATCCTCCTGGGGGCCTTCATCTGGCCAAGCTGAGGGCACTGTGGCCCCTTGTGTGTCAGCAGTATCTCTGCATGCTTGGGGGGCCGAGGGGGAGTGCTGAGGAACTGTGaaacaaatgtaattaaaatttatttataaaaacagTCATATTGCTTTTGTTACTAAGTATTTCATTGATACATGAAGTACTAGAACCTTTTCATTTTACAGACAGTAATGTGGCAAATGAGTGGTTTGGCTCATTGAATGTTGTCTGTTGCAGATACATGAACCAATATCAGAAAAACATTCTTTGAACTATTTTAATCGTTCAACAGAAATTTTAGTAACTTCAGTTATGGCTGTTacctattaaaataaaattgccCAAATTCCCTTGTTAAACATTATTATTGAATATGAGGGCATTTGCATATCGCTTAGATATGAGCTGACAATTGTTTGAAATTATACTTTACCTTTAAATTATACTTTA
The sequence above is a segment of the Brienomyrus brachyistius isolate T26 chromosome 12, BBRACH_0.4, whole genome shotgun sequence genome. Coding sequences within it:
- the LOC125705279 gene encoding dickkopf-related protein 2-like, producing MPITAWAHCSWLVPLLLALVWLVEVGAKANAIRPVRPGESAAVPMERTAGPTATGFRKGNSPVQVQPCSNDEECGVGSYCHAPLRGSARCAACRRRRKRCYGDSMCCPGSRCSYNICIPVSESILSSQIPAPEDHNKYSAKGSIWKKNRRVKISFAKGHEGSPCLRSLDCADGYCCARHFWTKMCKPVLRQGEVCTRQRRKGSHGLELFQRCDCARNLTCAPWNDAATGSRSRLHVCQRP